In Carya illinoinensis cultivar Pawnee chromosome 6, C.illinoinensisPawnee_v1, whole genome shotgun sequence, a single genomic region encodes these proteins:
- the LOC122313689 gene encoding NADH dehydrogenase [ubiquinone] 1 beta subcomplex subunit 7 yields the protein MEVEGSSKKMIATQAEMVEARVPLPYRDQCAHLLIPLNKCRQSELYLPWKCETERHSYEKCEYELVMERMLKMQKIREEEAKLKQQQTKKQPFPLIPKTAQAS from the coding sequence ATGGAAGTGGAGGGATCCTCCAAGAAAATGATCGCAACGCAGGCTGAGATGGTGGAGGCGAGGGTCCCGCTTCCATACAGAGACCAATGCGCCCATCTTCTGATCCCACTCAACAAGTGCAGGCAGTCCGAGTTGTACCTACCCTGGAAGTGCGAGACCGAGCGCCACTCCTACGAGAAGTGCGAGTACGAACTCGTCATGGAGCGGATGCTCAAGATGCAGAAGATCCGTGAAGAAGAGGCCAAGTTGAAGCAGCAGCAGACGAAGAAGCAGCCGTTTCCTCTCATTCCCAAAACTGCCCAGGCTTCTTAG